From the genome of Bacteroides sp. MSB163, one region includes:
- a CDS encoding RNA polymerase sigma factor produces the protein MNNLTGKGNSLEELIVEHQPRLKAFIRKRVSTKEDAEDILQDVLYQLVKTIESTFNPIEQVTAWLYRVARNTIINKGKKMQEEELPASSYDKEDNVLSEFSEVVFSDAPPTPEIEYMRSLVWQELETALAELPPEQREAFELLEMEGLSAKEVASATGISVNTLLSRKHYAVIHLRKRLKGLYNDLLNY, from the coding sequence ATGAATAATCTGACCGGCAAAGGCAACAGTTTGGAAGAACTGATTGTAGAACATCAACCCCGCTTGAAAGCATTTATCCGCAAGCGGGTTTCCACAAAAGAAGATGCCGAAGATATTCTGCAAGATGTACTGTATCAATTAGTAAAAACCATTGAAAGCACTTTCAATCCTATCGAACAAGTAACAGCATGGCTATATCGCGTAGCACGAAATACGATTATCAATAAAGGCAAAAAGATGCAGGAAGAAGAACTACCCGCTTCGAGCTATGATAAAGAAGATAATGTGCTGAGCGAGTTTTCGGAAGTGGTGTTCAGCGATGCTCCGCCTACTCCGGAAATAGAATATATGCGGTCACTCGTTTGGCAAGAGCTTGAAACAGCTCTTGCCGAGTTGCCGCCCGAACAACGGGAAGCATTCGAACTACTGGAAATGGAAGGATTGTCAGCCAAAGAAGTTGCCAGTGCCACCGGAATATCAGTCAATACTTTATTATCACGAAAACATTATGCCGTCATTCATCTTCGTAAACGGCTGAAAGGACTGTATAACGATCTTCTAAATTACTAA
- the gldL gene encoding gliding motility protein GldL: MMEKDTVNKKRDFGQKLQDFMASYRGKVIMNYAYSWGAAIVIAGTLFKLTHLPGANLMLWIGMGTEVLVFFISAFDLPRRQTETPPSAGVVVVGDAITGNAAIGNADGWANDSYKGQSSSSNQPVSVTVGANHYSPGTPAPAFTPEMEETTQAYIAQLKEMTEMLSRFTAQAESLSHDAEQMSALNRNLAGINAIYEMQLRSASTQINTIDQVHEQTRKMARQIEELNAVYARMLQAVQVK; the protein is encoded by the coding sequence ATGATGGAGAAAGACACTGTAAATAAAAAGAGGGATTTCGGACAAAAGTTGCAGGACTTTATGGCGAGTTACCGTGGCAAGGTCATTATGAATTATGCCTATAGCTGGGGTGCTGCCATTGTTATTGCAGGCACATTGTTTAAACTGACGCACTTGCCCGGTGCCAATCTGATGTTATGGATTGGGATGGGAACGGAAGTTCTGGTATTTTTCATTTCTGCATTTGACTTGCCGAGAAGACAGACGGAGACACCCCCATCCGCTGGTGTTGTTGTGGTGGGAGATGCTATAACCGGCAATGCTGCAATCGGCAATGCTGACGGATGGGCGAATGATTCTTATAAAGGACAATCTTCTTCTTCAAATCAGCCGGTATCAGTGACTGTAGGAGCGAATCATTATTCACCCGGAACTCCGGCTCCTGCTTTTACTCCTGAAATGGAAGAAACTACGCAGGCTTACATAGCCCAACTGAAAGAAATGACAGAAATGCTTTCGCGCTTTACGGCACAGGCTGAATCTCTCTCACATGATGCTGAGCAGATGAGTGCCTTAAACCGTAATCTTGCAGGTATCAATGCTATCTATGAGATGCAGCTTCGCAGTGCCAGCACTCAGATCAATACAATCGATCAGGTGCATGAGCAAACCCGTAAGATGGCGCGTCAGATAGAAGAATTGAATGCTGTCTATGCCCGCATGTTGCAAGCTGTGCAGGTTAAGTGA
- the gldN gene encoding gliding motility protein GldN, producing MKLSLKLMIAVTLCALNLSVGWAQRQYPGSPGLPEDVVWMREIYRTLDLTKDTNGTLYYPVEPQGNKMNLFATVFRLLAQKKIPAYEYQLDGTERFQKDAEVTFRDVLDRFQIYYELKKVANRRDSVLSISNSDIPSADVLSYFVKEVWYFDQRTSTYGSVITAICPVLHRSEEFSSEKVKLPMFWVNYKDLVPYLTQTKVSVSNYNNAANSTWDDFFTARLYKGDIYKTTNLQNRTLSQYCPTDSAMVKEQKRIEKELVDFENTLYGRDLIEETDSVSTASGIKTAKTNSKKRGRDNAVTTKSKSSSSSKLKASAGKSQSVSKREAAAPKASVRRQRR from the coding sequence ATGAAACTTTCCTTGAAACTCATGATAGCTGTCACACTCTGTGCACTGAATCTTTCAGTGGGGTGGGCGCAAAGGCAATATCCGGGTTCGCCTGGCTTGCCGGAGGATGTGGTGTGGATGCGCGAAATCTATCGTACGCTGGATTTGACAAAGGATACCAATGGTACATTATACTATCCGGTAGAACCGCAGGGAAATAAGATGAATCTTTTCGCTACCGTGTTCCGTTTGCTGGCGCAAAAGAAGATTCCGGCTTATGAATATCAGCTGGATGGTACGGAGCGCTTTCAGAAAGATGCTGAGGTGACTTTCCGTGATGTGCTGGATCGCTTTCAAATTTATTATGAACTGAAGAAAGTGGCAAATCGCCGTGACAGTGTTTTGTCTATCAGTAATAGTGATATACCTTCAGCGGATGTATTGAGTTACTTTGTGAAGGAGGTATGGTATTTTGATCAGCGTACTTCTACTTATGGCTCAGTGATAACAGCTATCTGTCCGGTGTTGCATCGTTCGGAAGAATTCAGTTCGGAGAAAGTGAAGTTACCTATGTTTTGGGTGAACTATAAAGACTTGGTTCCCTATCTGACTCAGACAAAAGTCTCCGTTAGCAATTATAATAATGCGGCAAACAGTACTTGGGATGACTTCTTTACGGCACGTTTGTATAAAGGAGATATTTATAAAACAACCAATCTGCAAAATCGTACTTTGTCACAATATTGCCCTACGGATAGCGCCATGGTGAAAGAGCAGAAGCGGATTGAAAAAGAACTGGTGGATTTTGAAAATACATTGTATGGCAGGGACCTTATAGAAGAAACGGATTCGGTTTCCACAGCTTCGGGAATAAAAACAGCGAAGACTAATTCGAAGAAAAGGGGGCGTGACAATGCTGTTACAACCAAAAGTAAATCTTCTTCCTCATCAAAGTTAAAAGCTTCCGCAGGTAAGTCCCAATCGGTATCTAAGCGGGAAGCAGCAGCCCCGAAGGCGTCAGTACGACGACAACGCCGTTGA
- a CDS encoding porin family protein — MKKIFSAFIIAVGCMFMAMPAQAQLIKWGVKGGVNLTKIDWDGGYKGNKDNSAGFFIGPMAEITIPIVGLGVDGALLFSQRGKDEVKQTGVEIPVNLKYTIGLGSLLGVYFAAGPDFFFDFKKKDGIDRKKAQVGLNLGVGVKLIKHLQVGVNYQFPLGDSFTLKNAVDAVGAKNKTWQISAAYLF; from the coding sequence ATGAAGAAGATTTTTAGTGCTTTCATTATAGCTGTAGGCTGTATGTTTATGGCTATGCCTGCTCAGGCCCAACTCATTAAATGGGGTGTAAAGGGTGGTGTCAACTTGACAAAGATAGACTGGGATGGCGGATATAAAGGTAACAAGGACAACTCTGCCGGTTTCTTTATTGGTCCGATGGCTGAAATTACGATTCCTATTGTAGGCTTGGGTGTTGATGGTGCTTTGTTATTCTCGCAGAGAGGTAAAGATGAAGTGAAGCAAACCGGAGTAGAAATTCCCGTTAATTTGAAGTATACGATTGGCTTAGGTAGTCTGTTGGGCGTTTATTTTGCTGCAGGTCCTGATTTCTTCTTTGATTTTAAGAAGAAAGACGGAATTGACCGGAAGAAAGCTCAGGTAGGGCTTAATCTGGGAGTTGGTGTAAAACTGATCAAACACTTGCAAGTTGGTGTAAACTATCAGTTCCCATTGGGAGACAGTTTTACTCTTAAAAATGCCGTAGATGCCGTAGGTGCAAAAAACAAGACTTGGCAAATATCCGCTGCTTATCTCTTCTAA
- a CDS encoding outer membrane beta-barrel protein, protein MVSGRYNYGKSEISANIRYIQRKGDWTREYDERFIFPDKELHRLETGEPTLFNKKLLTSSLNYSLQEKGEYLFNAQFRYTLQDNPAGYEDRKSKLYTSDSEIPVSIYDHTKERNHLPSLDLYYQQNLKNDQRLIFNLVGTYIKSSNTRIYQKKQEGIANTELYSDIAGKKYSLITEAIYEKKLRQGTLTGGLRHLQSYTDNRYEGKDAMDVILKQAESYAYAEYKGKIQNWGYMANLSLNRFYYSQRDNCNERYGLQPSLLVSYNPVNNLHFRYHINLKNNAPSIAYLNDVEQRIDILQTRRGNPNLKSFRSTIQDFNAVFNTGICSIDALVSYTYEKSPIMESVIYEKGMFIHTYENQKSFQHLTAEVTFKIKPWKDYISLSITPGINRYISTGNNYLHTYTLKELRINLDASYKNWLLNFMTITPPNRYVYGEQLLKGDLMHTLMIGYKQPAWSIMAGIHNPFMKTYRSENENWSALNPVKSDIHSTNMSNTIVVKLNFNLNFGRQYKGANKRIQNMDTDSGILQGTKE, encoded by the coding sequence ATGGTTTCCGGAAGATATAACTATGGAAAGTCTGAAATCTCAGCCAACATACGGTATATACAACGCAAAGGAGACTGGACACGCGAGTATGACGAACGCTTCATCTTCCCCGACAAAGAACTTCATCGCCTGGAAACCGGAGAGCCAACGCTGTTCAATAAGAAATTGTTAACTTCCAGCCTGAACTACAGCCTGCAGGAGAAAGGAGAATATCTCTTTAATGCACAATTCAGATATACCCTGCAAGATAATCCTGCCGGATATGAAGACCGGAAGAGCAAACTCTACACATCTGATTCCGAAATTCCGGTATCCATCTACGACCACACCAAAGAACGGAACCACCTGCCATCCCTCGATCTATACTATCAGCAAAATCTAAAGAATGACCAACGTCTCATATTCAATCTTGTTGGCACGTACATCAAGAGCAGCAATACACGCATTTATCAGAAGAAGCAGGAAGGTATCGCAAATACAGAGTTATACTCCGATATTGCCGGAAAGAAATATTCGCTGATAACCGAAGCTATCTATGAGAAAAAATTAAGGCAAGGAACACTGACGGGAGGTCTCAGACATCTGCAATCTTATACAGACAACCGATATGAAGGGAAAGATGCGATGGACGTCATCCTGAAACAAGCGGAAAGTTATGCCTATGCCGAGTATAAAGGTAAAATTCAGAATTGGGGATACATGGCAAATCTATCACTCAACCGTTTCTACTATAGCCAAAGGGACAACTGTAATGAAAGATATGGCCTCCAGCCTTCTCTTTTAGTATCTTATAACCCTGTGAACAATCTGCATTTCCGCTATCATATCAATTTGAAAAACAATGCCCCTTCTATAGCCTATCTGAATGATGTGGAGCAAAGAATCGACATCTTACAAACACGCAGAGGTAATCCGAACTTAAAATCATTTCGCAGTACTATTCAGGATTTTAATGCAGTATTCAATACCGGAATTTGCAGCATTGATGCCCTGGTGAGCTATACATACGAAAAGAGTCCCATCATGGAATCTGTGATTTATGAAAAAGGAATGTTCATCCACACTTATGAAAATCAGAAGTCCTTCCAACATCTGACAGCAGAAGTCACATTCAAAATCAAGCCCTGGAAAGATTATATCAGCCTTTCCATTACACCGGGAATCAACCGGTATATAAGCACAGGAAACAATTACCTGCACACCTATACCCTAAAGGAATTACGTATCAACCTGGATGCTTCCTATAAAAACTGGCTTTTGAACTTTATGACTATCACCCCGCCTAACCGGTATGTATACGGTGAACAATTGCTGAAAGGGGATCTGATGCATACGCTCATGATAGGTTATAAACAACCAGCATGGTCTATTATGGCAGGAATACACAATCCATTTATGAAAACTTACCGTTCCGAGAATGAGAACTGGTCTGCACTGAATCCTGTAAAATCAGATATACACAGTACCAATATGTCAAATACCATCGTTGTCAAGCTCAACTTCAACCTGAACTTTGGACGACAATACAAGGGTGCCAATAAGAGAATTCAGAATATGGATACAGATTCCGGTATTCTGCAAGGAACCAAAGAGTAG
- a CDS encoding formylglycine-generating enzyme family protein, giving the protein MGKNKGMKTIHVWYGAALLLFGSLVSCMGTVGNSSMRGGEVIGASAVAWNEPAPYGMVLVKRGSVKMGPDKQDSLWGTIVPSREISVESFWMDDTEVTVAEYKQFVNWVRDSIIRERLADPAYGGNELYKIEEDREGNPIKPYLNWSKPIPWRRATEDEQMAIESVYKRHPIDGTLMLDAGQMNYYYEIYDYAEAAKRHNRLNPSERVKNTDIQVNPEEVVMITKDTAYIDDEGRIVNRTITRPLSSEWDFLNSYIVNIYPDTTCWVNDFPNANNEQYMRLYFNHPSYNEHPVVGVSWEQANAFCAWRTNYLLAGLRGQAKYIQRYRLPTEAEWEFAARGREDNKYPWKDSEETKDDRGCYNANYKPGKGNYTKDGNLISTRVGAYTPNSNGLYDMAGNVAEWTSTAYTESGVLQASDINPDIQYNAAPDDPYALKKKVVRGGSWKDVNAFIRSDARTAEYQNEQRSYVGFRCVRTQVGYNKKGK; this is encoded by the coding sequence ATGGGAAAGAATAAAGGAATGAAAACAATTCATGTGTGGTACGGGGCGGCTTTATTGCTGTTCGGTTCGCTGGTTTCGTGCATGGGGACGGTGGGAAACAGTTCCATGAGAGGTGGCGAAGTGATAGGAGCCAGTGCCGTGGCATGGAATGAGCCTGCACCTTACGGTATGGTGCTGGTGAAACGTGGTTCGGTGAAAATGGGACCCGACAAGCAAGACAGCTTGTGGGGAACAATCGTTCCTTCACGGGAAATTTCAGTCGAGTCTTTCTGGATGGATGATACGGAAGTGACGGTTGCCGAATATAAACAGTTTGTCAATTGGGTACGCGATTCCATTATCCGTGAACGTCTGGCAGATCCTGCTTATGGCGGTAATGAATTATATAAGATAGAAGAAGACCGGGAAGGAAATCCTATCAAACCTTATCTGAACTGGTCGAAACCTATTCCTTGGAGGCGGGCGACAGAAGATGAGCAGATGGCTATTGAGAGTGTATATAAACGTCATCCTATCGACGGTACGCTGATGCTGGATGCCGGTCAGATGAATTATTATTATGAGATTTATGATTATGCTGAGGCAGCCAAGCGCCACAATCGTTTGAACCCTTCCGAACGTGTCAAGAACACTGATATACAGGTGAACCCGGAAGAAGTGGTTATGATAACAAAGGATACGGCATACATTGATGATGAAGGGCGGATTGTGAACCGTACCATTACCCGTCCGTTGTCCAGCGAATGGGATTTCCTTAATAGTTATATTGTGAATATCTATCCCGATACAACCTGTTGGGTGAATGACTTTCCGAATGCGAATAATGAACAATATATGCGTCTGTATTTCAACCATCCCAGTTACAACGAACATCCGGTGGTGGGGGTCAGTTGGGAACAGGCGAATGCATTCTGTGCCTGGCGCACGAACTATCTGCTTGCAGGTCTGCGCGGACAGGCGAAGTATATTCAGCGCTACCGTCTGCCGACTGAGGCGGAGTGGGAGTTTGCCGCACGAGGCCGGGAAGATAACAAATATCCCTGGAAGGACAGTGAAGAAACGAAGGATGACCGGGGATGCTACAATGCAAACTATAAGCCGGGTAAAGGAAATTACACCAAAGACGGCAATCTGATATCAACCCGTGTGGGGGCTTATACGCCTAATTCGAACGGATTGTATGACATGGCAGGTAATGTGGCGGAGTGGACTTCGACGGCTTATACCGAGTCTGGAGTTTTGCAAGCAAGTGACATCAATCCGGATATTCAGTATAATGCCGCGCCGGATGACCCGTATGCGTTGAAAAAGAAAGTGGTGCGTGGAGGTTCATGGAAAGATGTGAACGCGTTTATCCGTTCGGATGCCCGTACGGCGGAGTATCAGAATGAACAACGCTCGTATGTAGGGTTCCGTTGTGTACGTACGCAAGTGGGATATAATAAGAAGGGAAAATGA
- the gldM gene encoding gliding motility protein GldM, which translates to MSLNTNPDSPRQKMINLMYIVLMAMLALNVSSDVLNGFSLVDESLSRTTANSTVQNQSLYDGLAGANERNPEKIGPWFEKAVRVKNMSDSLYTYVDELKLRIVKEADGKNGDVANISNKEDLEAASFVMLAPGSGQGKALFNRINQYRENILTLVTDPIQQKIIRDNLGTEVPRKASAAGKNWQEYIFENTPVAAAVTLLTKLQSDVRYAEGEVLHLLTQNTDVQDVRVNQLQAYVIPTSQNVVRGGTYSARVILAAVDSTQRPSIYIAGEKQPDNAEGWFETVCNRTGEFFLDGYLELAQGNGEVLRREFSQKYTVVEPTATVSATMMNVLYAGYDNPISISVPGVPGGQVQASIVNGNGTLNRAGNGYIAHPTTIGKDVVIRVTASVDGRTQSMGDYTYRVRQLPDPSPFIEYTEDGTPKRYRGGRGLSKAILMNTPGIVAAIDDGLLNINFRVLGFETVFFDNMGNAVPEVSSGASFSTRQKDMFRRLSRGKRFYISRVRAVGPDGVERLLPTTLEVIVN; encoded by the coding sequence ATGTCTCTGAACACCAATCCGGATTCTCCGCGTCAGAAGATGATAAACCTGATGTATATCGTCCTGATGGCGATGCTGGCACTCAACGTTTCGTCGGATGTGCTGAATGGTTTTTCATTGGTAGATGAAAGTCTTTCCCGTACAACGGCAAACTCTACCGTGCAGAATCAATCACTGTATGATGGGCTTGCCGGTGCCAACGAACGTAATCCTGAGAAAATAGGACCGTGGTTTGAGAAAGCAGTACGTGTGAAGAATATGTCCGATTCGCTCTATACCTATGTGGATGAATTGAAACTACGCATTGTGAAGGAAGCGGATGGCAAGAATGGGGATGTTGCCAATATCTCCAATAAAGAAGATTTGGAAGCAGCTTCTTTTGTGATGCTTGCACCCGGTAGCGGACAGGGCAAAGCGCTGTTCAACCGGATCAATCAATACCGGGAAAATATTCTGACTCTTGTTACCGATCCGATACAACAGAAGATTATCCGTGATAATTTGGGTACCGAAGTACCGCGTAAGGCGTCAGCAGCCGGAAAAAACTGGCAGGAATATATCTTTGAAAATACTCCGGTGGCCGCGGCTGTCACCCTATTAACCAAACTGCAAAGTGATGTGCGCTATGCCGAAGGTGAAGTATTGCATTTGCTGACGCAGAATACCGATGTACAGGATGTACGTGTAAATCAACTTCAGGCTTATGTCATTCCTACCTCTCAGAATGTGGTGCGCGGTGGTACGTACAGTGCCCGTGTCATTCTGGCTGCTGTGGATTCTACCCAGCGCCCTTCTATTTATATAGCCGGTGAAAAGCAACCGGATAATGCCGAAGGATGGTTCGAAACTGTTTGTAACCGTACAGGGGAGTTCTTTTTGGATGGTTATCTGGAGTTGGCGCAAGGGAATGGCGAAGTGCTTCGCAGAGAGTTCTCACAGAAATATACGGTGGTTGAACCTACTGCTACGGTTTCTGCTACAATGATGAATGTACTCTATGCCGGATACGATAATCCGATCAGTATTTCTGTTCCCGGAGTGCCGGGGGGACAGGTACAGGCAAGTATTGTGAATGGAAACGGAACTCTGAATCGTGCCGGAAACGGGTACATTGCTCATCCTACGACTATCGGTAAAGATGTAGTGATTCGTGTGACGGCATCCGTTGACGGACGTACGCAATCGATGGGGGATTATACTTATCGTGTGCGCCAGTTGCCTGATCCTTCACCGTTTATAGAATATACGGAAGACGGGACACCTAAACGATATCGGGGGGGGCGTGGATTGTCTAAAGCAATTTTGATGAATACTCCCGGCATTGTAGCTGCTATTGATGATGGTTTGTTGAATATCAACTTCCGGGTGCTGGGATTTGAAACTGTTTTCTTTGATAATATGGGAAATGCCGTGCCGGAAGTGTCTTCGGGGGCTTCATTCTCTACACGTCAGAAAGATATGTTTCGCCGTTTATCCAGAGGTAAACGTTTCTATATTTCCCGGGTTCGTGCGGTGGGGCCGGATGGGGTGGAGCGTTTGCTGCCTACTACGTTGGAAGTGATTGTGAATTAA
- the priA gene encoding replication restart helicase PriA — MKKFVDVILPLPLPRYFTYSLPEEWADEVQMGCRVVVPFGRKKYYTAIVRNVHYCKPADYEVKEVSALLDAHPILLPEQFKFWEWLADYYLCTQGDVYKAALPSGLKLESETMVEYNPDFESEVRLPEREQRILDLLSAEPEQCVTKLEKDSGLKNILSVIKSLLDKEAIFVKEELRRTYKPKTETRVRLADEVRNEKRLQELFDELARAPKQLDLLMKYIELSGIWGGDGLKSFPKEVNKKELLRRASASPAVFNGLVDKHIFEVYQQEVGRLNSVLREILPINPLNEHQQMAYDEIVRSFQSKNVCLLHGVTASGKTEIYIHLIEETIQQGKQVLYLLPEIALTTQITERLQRVFGDRLGIYHSKFPDAERVEIWQKQLTEKGYDIILGVRSSIFLPFRNLGLVIVDEEHENTYKQQDPAPRYHARNAAIILAAMYGAKTLLGTATPSIETWHNASSGKYGLVELKERYKEIQLPEIIPVDIHELHRKKRMNGPFSPLLLQYIHEALDQKQQVILFQNRRGFAPMIECNTCGWVPKCKNCDVSLTFHKGLNQLTCHYCGYTYQLPHKCPACEGTDLRNRGFGTEKIEDDIKILFPEAAVARMDLDTTRTRSAYERIIADFEQGKTDILIGTQMVSKGLDFDHVSVVGILNADTMLNYPDFRSYERAFQLMAQVAGRAGRKNKRGRVILQTKSIDHPIIAQVIHNDFDQMVAGQLAERQMFHYPPYYRLVYVYLKNRNEQLLDLMAQTMSGKLRAVFGNRVLGPDKPPVARIQTLFIRKIIVKIEYNAPMARARELLVQVQKEMVAEDRFKSLIVYYDVDPM, encoded by the coding sequence ATGAAGAAATTTGTGGATGTCATATTGCCTTTGCCTCTGCCCCGCTATTTTACCTATTCTTTGCCTGAGGAATGGGCGGATGAGGTGCAAATGGGGTGTCGGGTGGTAGTTCCGTTCGGGCGTAAGAAGTATTATACAGCGATTGTACGTAACGTACATTATTGTAAGCCGGCGGATTATGAGGTAAAAGAAGTATCTGCATTATTGGATGCCCATCCGATTTTATTGCCGGAACAATTTAAGTTCTGGGAGTGGCTGGCAGATTATTATCTCTGTACACAAGGCGATGTTTATAAGGCTGCTCTTCCTTCCGGCCTGAAATTGGAGAGCGAGACGATGGTAGAGTATAATCCGGATTTTGAATCGGAAGTTCGTTTGCCGGAGCGTGAGCAGAGGATATTGGATTTGCTCTCTGCGGAGCCCGAACAGTGTGTGACAAAATTGGAAAAAGACAGCGGTCTCAAGAATATACTTTCCGTAATTAAATCCTTACTGGATAAGGAGGCCATCTTTGTAAAAGAAGAACTTCGCCGGACTTATAAGCCAAAGACCGAAACGCGTGTGCGACTGGCGGACGAAGTACGGAATGAAAAACGGCTGCAAGAACTTTTTGATGAATTGGCGCGTGCTCCGAAGCAGCTGGATTTACTGATGAAATACATTGAACTATCCGGTATTTGGGGAGGTGACGGGCTGAAAAGCTTTCCCAAAGAGGTTAATAAGAAAGAACTATTGCGGCGGGCATCCGCTTCGCCGGCTGTGTTCAATGGCTTGGTAGATAAACATATCTTTGAAGTTTACCAACAGGAAGTGGGACGGCTGAATTCAGTTCTTCGGGAAATTCTTCCCATTAATCCTTTGAATGAACATCAACAAATGGCATATGATGAGATTGTACGAAGCTTCCAATCTAAGAATGTGTGCCTGCTCCATGGGGTAACTGCCAGCGGGAAAACAGAAATCTATATTCATTTGATAGAAGAAACTATCCAGCAGGGAAAACAAGTACTGTACCTGCTACCTGAAATAGCTCTTACCACTCAGATTACCGAACGTCTGCAACGGGTGTTCGGAGATCGTTTAGGCATTTATCATTCTAAATTTCCGGATGCCGAGCGTGTAGAAATCTGGCAGAAGCAGCTGACGGAAAAGGGATATGATATTATCCTTGGAGTTCGTTCTTCTATTTTCCTGCCTTTTCGTAACCTCGGGTTGGTGATTGTGGATGAAGAACATGAGAACACCTATAAACAACAGGACCCGGCTCCCCGTTATCATGCCCGAAATGCGGCAATCATACTGGCGGCCATGTATGGTGCCAAGACCTTGCTGGGCACAGCTACCCCTTCTATTGAAACCTGGCATAATGCTTCTTCCGGAAAGTATGGACTGGTGGAGCTGAAAGAGCGGTATAAAGAAATTCAATTACCGGAAATTATCCCCGTGGATATCCATGAGTTGCATCGCAAGAAGCGTATGAACGGACCATTCTCGCCACTTTTGCTTCAATATATTCATGAGGCTTTGGATCAAAAGCAACAAGTCATCTTGTTTCAGAACCGGCGTGGCTTTGCTCCGATGATTGAGTGTAATACATGCGGGTGGGTGCCGAAGTGCAAAAACTGTGATGTGAGTCTGACATTTCACAAAGGATTGAATCAGCTGACTTGCCATTATTGCGGTTATACCTATCAATTGCCCCATAAGTGCCCGGCTTGCGAGGGTACTGATTTGCGTAATCGTGGGTTTGGTACAGAGAAGATAGAAGATGATATCAAGATTTTATTTCCAGAAGCTGCTGTTGCCCGTATGGATTTGGATACCACCCGTACCCGTTCTGCTTATGAACGTATCATTGCAGATTTTGAGCAGGGGAAAACGGATATATTGATAGGCACACAGATGGTTTCTAAAGGATTGGACTTTGATCATGTCAGTGTGGTAGGTATTCTGAACGCAGATACGATGCTGAATTATCCTGATTTCCGTTCGTATGAGCGTGCTTTTCAGTTGATGGCACAAGTGGCAGGACGTGCCGGACGGAAGAATAAGCGCGGACGTGTAATTTTGCAGACAAAAAGTATCGATCACCCTATTATAGCTCAGGTCATCCATAACGATTTTGACCAGATGGTGGCGGGACAGCTTGCTGAACGTCAGATGTTCCACTACCCGCCTTACTATCGTTTGGTGTACGTCTATCTGAAAAACCGCAACGAGCAACTGCTTGACTTGATGGCACAAACCATGTCAGGCAAGTTGCGTGCAGTCTTCGGTAATCGTGTATTGGGACCGGATAAACCGCCTGTTGCCCGGATACAAACATTATTTATCCGAAAGATTATTGTCAAGATAGAGTATAATGCTCCGATGGCTCGCGCCCGTGAACTGTTGGTGCAGGTTCAGAAAGAGATGGTGGCGGAGGATCGTTTTAAATCTTTAATCGTCTATTATGATGTAGATCCAATGTAA